A region of the Pseudoprevotella muciniphila genome:
ATGCTTACAACCAAGGTCTCATACGCAAGTGCGAACAGTGGATAAGAAAAGGAGCAAATGGTTCGCTCACAGCTGCTGCGCTGAATTTCTTAAACCAATACGTTTACACTCCTGCAAAGAATGCAGCCGAAGCAGGAAAGGTGAGTGAGAACACCTATATGAATCTGCTCGGGCTGTACAGAATGTTTCTTAATAATGCTGATAAGGACACCATGCCCGATATCACAGACGTAAAAGAGTTGGAGATGTTAGACAACTTCGGCAATTCAGCACTCTATGACCTTAGCGGTCGTCTTGTCGGCAAGCCCTCTCAAGGCATTTACATTCAGAATGGAAAGAAAGTAATGCTATAAAAGAAGATCAAAGTATAACCATTAAAACAGAAACTCATTATGCTTAACAAAAGAATAGAAGCAGCACTGAACAAACAAATCAATGCAGAACTATGGTCTGCATATCTCTACCTGTCAATGGCAACCTACTGCCACGCCAAAGGCTATTCTGGCATCGCGTCGTGGTATGAAGTGCAGTTTCGTGAAGAGCAAGATCATGCAAAAATCCTCTTCAACTATGTGGTACAGCGTAACGGGCGCGTCGTTCTTGCACCAATCGATGCTGTACCGACTGAGTGGAACGGACTGCTTGACGTGTTCGAAAGCACACTCGCACACGAAGAAAAGGTTACGGAAATGATTAACAATCTTGCCGCGCTTGCTGCTGATGAAAAGGATTTTGCCACACAGAGCATGCTCAAGTGGTTCATCGACGAACAAGTGGAAGAGGAAGACAACGCCAACACTATCATCGACAACCTCAAGATGATCAACGACAACGGCTACGGGCTGTATATGCTCGACAAGGAACTCGGCGCAAGGACATACACACAGGCTTCACCTCTCGCAGATTCCAATCTCTGATTAGTTGAAAAAAATTCTGAGTACTCTGATTATTCAGGGTACTCAGAATTATTTTGTAATTCTCGTCTGGACTAAACCATCAGGCAGAGAAGCGTAAACCCAGCCACACAGCCAATACGCCCACCACAATACTTGCACCAACGTATAACGCGGCAAGAAGGGCATCACCCGCTTTTAGCATACCAAAACTCTCGTTGGTAAACGTGCTGAATGTAGTAAAACCACCACAGAACCCTGTAATCAACAGTAGTTTTATACCATCAGAAATAACACCCTTTGTGGTCCATCCCACCAACAGACCGATAAGTAGCGAACCGAGGATGTTGACAGCAAAGGTCCCCCACGGAAAGGAGGTGTGAGAAAAGCACGATATGACATACCTGCATACCGACCCCACAGCACCGCCAAGCGCAACAAGAAGAATGTTTTTTAGCATATAATATATATTCAGAAAACGGAAAGACTATAGAGTTAAAACCCACGCACCATTGAAACTGTATTTGAGGTTGTCGCATACATTTTGTGCGTCATAATACGAATCTGTGGTATATGCTATTACGCGGTACCAGCGACCCTTGTTTCTTATGTTAAATGGAACAACCTGTCCGTAATATCCCGTTGAGTTGCTGACTGTTGAAGCAAATCTTTCTGCCTCTGCAGGATTTTGAAAACTTCCTACTATCACGCTGTATCTATTCAGACGGCTTTGGGCAACGGCATCTTGTGCGTTTTGCTGAGCCATGTATGCTCTGTTTGCAGATTGCGTTTTGGCCTCTTTTGCTTCGTTTTTGGCTTCTTCGGCTTTTGCATTGGCTTCTTCGGCAAGTTTTTTTGCCTGTTCCACCTCTTGCTTAGCCTGCTCGGCCTTCAGACGTTCCGTTTCTGCAAGCCTGCGGGTGGATTCGGCTTCTTGGTGCTGAAGGAACAGAAGAACACCTCCAAGTATCAGAATAGTCGTTACTAATGCAGCAACAATGCCGTAAAGCCAGGTTTTTGAATTCTTCTTAGGCGTATTCGTAGGTGGTCCGGCATAAGGATTTTCTGCAACAGGGTTTTCTGTGAATTCTATTGTGCAGCCACAATAAGGGCAAAAAGCAGACTTTTCCGGAACAGGCTGCCCGCAATGTTGACATTGAATTGTTGACATGGTTATGTAGATTATTTGTTAAGGAAAACGATTTCTCCGCAGGTATAGGCTCTGCCATTATAACGTTCCGACTTCGAAAAGCCGCCTTACTTCCCTTTCAGTATCCGCTTGATTTCGTTCAGTTTGTTGAGTGCCTCAAGCGGGGTGAGGTTGTTCACGTCGAGGTTGAGCAGTTCGTCGCGTATCTGTTTCAGGACAGGGTCGTCGAGTTGGAAGAAACTGAGTTGTGAGGCGGGTGTGGCATCGGGCGCAAGGGTCTCCACGTTGATACCTCCATTTCCACGGTTGTTTGCCTCCAGTTCTTTGAGGATTTGTTCTGCGCGGCGTATGATGCTACGGGGCATACCTGCTATTTTTGCCACATGGATACCGAAAGAGTGTTCGGAACCGCCACGCATCAGTTTGCGAAGGAAGATGACTTGACCATTCTGTTCTCGCACAGTAACGTTGTAGTTCTTGATGCGACAGAAATGCTTTTCCATCTCGTTCAACTCGTGATAATGCGTGGCAAAGAGTGTGCGGGCATGTGCCTGCGGGTTTTCGTGGAGGTATTCCACTATTGCCCAGGCAATGCTGATGCCGTCGTAGGTGGATGTGCCGCGCCCCAGTTCATCGAAGAGTACGAGTGAGCGGTCAGTGAGGTTGTTCATGATGTTCGACGCCTCGCTCATCTCGTTCATAAATGTACTCTCGCCTACGGATATATTGTCGCTTGCACCCACACGGGTAAAAATCTTATCCACGATGCCTATCCGTGCACTTTCTGCCGGTACATACGAGCCTGCCTGAGCCAATAATGCAATGAGGGCGGTTTGGCGCAGCAAGGCACTTTTACCTGCCATGTTAGGACCGGTGATGATGACGATTTGCTGCTTTTGGTTGTCGAGGAAGGTGTCGTTAGCCACATATTCTTCGCCAGGCGGCATGAGACGTTCGATGACGGGATGGCGACCGTTGTGGATGTCGAGTTCGCAGGTTTCGTCCACAACGGGGCGCACGTATCGCTGCTGTTGTGCCACACATGCAAAACCATGCAGACAGTCAAGGGTGGCTATGGCTGCGGCATTGTGCTGCAACTCACCAATGTATTTTGAAGCAAAGAGCACCAGTTCGCTGTAGATTTTCGTTTCGAGAGCAAGAATCTTGTCCTCTGCACCAAGGATTTTCTCTTCGTACTCCTTGAGTTCCTGAGTGATGTATCGCTCGGCGTTCACCAGTGTTTGCTTTCTTACCCATTCCGCTGGCACATTGTTCTTGTAGGTGTTGCGCACTTCAATGTAGTAGCCGAAGGTGGTGCTGTAGCCTATTTTGAGCGACGGAATTTGTGTGGTTTCGCTCTCGCGTTGCTGTATCTGCATAAGGTAGTCCTTCGACGAGGTGGAAATCTTCCTCAACTCATCGAGTTCTTCGTTTACGCCCGCAGCGATGACGTTTCCCTTTGCTACCTGTGCCGGCGGGTCAAGTCGCAGAGCGCGTTGCAGCGCATCGCGCAGGGTGTCGCAGGGGTCCATGCGTTCACCGAGGGTGCGATGAGGGGTACTATCTGTGTCTTTACATGCCTTTTTGAGTAGCGCCACACTCTCGAGTGTAAAGCGTAGTTGCTGCAGTTCCCGTGGGTTCACACGCTGGGTGGATATCTTCGAGGCGAGGCGCTCCAAGTCGCCTATCTTGCCGAGTTCTTGCTCGCAAAGGTCGCGGAACGCAGGGTCTTTGAAGAAGTATTCCACACCATCCTGCCGCCAAGTGATGTCTTTCACCGTACGCAGTGGGAAAAGCAACCAGCGCCGCAGTTGGCGGGCACCCATCGGTGTCAGTGTGCGGTCTGTCACGCTGAGTAGCGATGTGCCACCCTCCTGCATCGGAGCAATCAGTTCAAGGTTGCGCGCGGTGAATTGGTCGATGCGCACATAGCGCTCTTCCTCTATGCGGCGTATGCTCGTGATGTGCTGAGTATGGGTGTGCTGAGTAAGTTCGAGGTACGACAGGATAGCACCGGCACTCACGATGGCTGTCTTCAGATGGTCGATGCCAAAGCCCTTCAGTGTTTTCACCTGGAACTGCTTGAGCAGTTTGTGACGGGCGGTGTCTTCGGTGAAGATCCAGTCGTCCACCTCATACACATAGTATTTCGAGCCGAAGATGCTCTCGAAACGAGCACGCATGCCGCGAACAACGAGTATTTCTTTCGGAGCAAAGTTCTGGATGAGTTTCTCAATGAGTTCGGGCAGCCCTTCAGCCACGAGGAATTCGCCTGTGCTGAGGTCGAGCAGTGAAAGCCCAAGAGAACTCTTCCCGAAATTCACGGCACAGAGGAAGTTGTTCTCGCGGGCATTGAGCACATTGTCGTCCATTGCCACACCGGGCGTAACGAGTTCAGTTATGCCGCGTTTCACGAGTTTCTTTGCCAACTTCGGGTCTTCCAACTGGTCGCATATTGCCACGCGAAAACCTGCGCGAATCAGGCGGGGCAGGTAGGTGTCGAGGGCATGGTAAGGAAAACCTGCCATCTCCATGGCAGCCGAAGTGGCACTCTTGCCATTGCTGCGCTTGGTCAGCGTGATACCCAGCACCTGCGAAGCCGTCACGGCATCCTTGCTGTATGTCTCATAGAAGTCGCCACAACGAAAAAGCAGCAAAGCATCGGGGTGCTTCGCTTTCAGGTCGAAAAATTGCTTCATCATCGGGGTCAACTCTTCCTTCACCATATCAATTCATTTTATAGAAATAATAATTATTCGCACAAAAAGCAAAGATAAGCCTTTTTTTGAAGAAGGGCAAGAAGGGGGGCGTTTATTTGAAAATATGCTATGTCGTAAGTTCATTAAACTTTACTTCAATTTAAATCGGAAACTATACAGGCACATGATTGGGTAGAGCCATCCGCGGATGTATTTTACGAGGCTAAACCCTTCTGTTTTGAAAAGCCAGTTGCAGTTTTTGGAGTATAAATAACCTAAACGCAACTTACTCCAAAATCCTGATTTAAGATGGAGTTCCATCATGCGAATGGCTGTATGGCTGATTTCGTTGTCGCAATTCAAGGAACGAAGGAGTTCAAGCCTCGCTTCTACATATATGTCTGAATGAGGTTTTGCTTCATGATAATGCTTAATACACCATCGCAGGATGTAGAAAAAATTACCTATACCGGGTAGTGAGCGCGAGAAATCTTTATATGTTTCTGCTTCTTTGTGTCTTCGATGCCGTACAAGTACCTTGTCCGTGTATATTAGGCTACAATGTGCAGCAGCGATAAAGGCGTATGTGCCGTCGTACATGGCAACTTTACGCACAGATACATCAGGAGGC
Encoded here:
- a CDS encoding ferritin — encoded protein: MLNKRIEAALNKQINAELWSAYLYLSMATYCHAKGYSGIASWYEVQFREEQDHAKILFNYVVQRNGRVVLAPIDAVPTEWNGLLDVFESTLAHEEKVTEMINNLAALAADEKDFATQSMLKWFIDEQVEEEDNANTIIDNLKMINDNGYGLYMLDKELGARTYTQASPLADSNL
- the crcB gene encoding fluoride efflux transporter CrcB produces the protein MLKNILLVALGGAVGSVCRYVISCFSHTSFPWGTFAVNILGSLLIGLLVGWTTKGVISDGIKLLLITGFCGGFTTFSTFTNESFGMLKAGDALLAALYVGASIVVGVLAVWLGLRFSA
- a CDS encoding SPOR domain-containing protein, coding for MSTIQCQHCGQPVPEKSAFCPYCGCTIEFTENPVAENPYAGPPTNTPKKNSKTWLYGIVAALVTTILILGGVLLFLQHQEAESTRRLAETERLKAEQAKQEVEQAKKLAEEANAKAEEAKNEAKEAKTQSANRAYMAQQNAQDAVAQSRLNRYSVIVGSFQNPAEAERFASTVSNSTGYYGQVVPFNIRNKGRWYRVIAYTTDSYYDAQNVCDNLKYSFNGAWVLTL
- the mutS gene encoding DNA mismatch repair protein MutS, which translates into the protein MVKEELTPMMKQFFDLKAKHPDALLLFRCGDFYETYSKDAVTASQVLGITLTKRSNGKSATSAAMEMAGFPYHALDTYLPRLIRAGFRVAICDQLEDPKLAKKLVKRGITELVTPGVAMDDNVLNARENNFLCAVNFGKSSLGLSLLDLSTGEFLVAEGLPELIEKLIQNFAPKEILVVRGMRARFESIFGSKYYVYEVDDWIFTEDTARHKLLKQFQVKTLKGFGIDHLKTAIVSAGAILSYLELTQHTHTQHITSIRRIEEERYVRIDQFTARNLELIAPMQEGGTSLLSVTDRTLTPMGARQLRRWLLFPLRTVKDITWRQDGVEYFFKDPAFRDLCEQELGKIGDLERLASKISTQRVNPRELQQLRFTLESVALLKKACKDTDSTPHRTLGERMDPCDTLRDALQRALRLDPPAQVAKGNVIAAGVNEELDELRKISTSSKDYLMQIQQRESETTQIPSLKIGYSTTFGYYIEVRNTYKNNVPAEWVRKQTLVNAERYITQELKEYEEKILGAEDKILALETKIYSELVLFASKYIGELQHNAAAIATLDCLHGFACVAQQQRYVRPVVDETCELDIHNGRHPVIERLMPPGEEYVANDTFLDNQKQQIVIITGPNMAGKSALLRQTALIALLAQAGSYVPAESARIGIVDKIFTRVGASDNISVGESTFMNEMSEASNIMNNLTDRSLVLFDELGRGTSTYDGISIAWAIVEYLHENPQAHARTLFATHYHELNEMEKHFCRIKNYNVTVREQNGQVIFLRKLMRGGSEHSFGIHVAKIAGMPRSIIRRAEQILKELEANNRGNGGINVETLAPDATPASQLSFFQLDDPVLKQIRDELLNLDVNNLTPLEALNKLNEIKRILKGK